Part of the Prunus dulcis chromosome 8, ALMONDv2, whole genome shotgun sequence genome is shown below.
CTTTCTATCTTTAAAGTTTTGGTGGAAATAAACAGGTGGAAATTGTATTGGCTTTCCTGTTATACTATTGCCACGaccaaacaaaatatatgtCACGGATTAGAGTTTTGGGGAAGTAGGGAAATTAATGTCTTATGATGCGATTATCCGGAATATGTAACTCTACTTGTTTTGATATCGGTTGCGTGTGGACATAAACAACTTCTTTTAAGAATGAAGTCAAGATGTCGCTGTATTTTTATGCTGCCAGCctatttgtatttttgatgGTTTTATGTATTCATTAATCTAAcgtgattttctttttctttgtcaacAAAATTGTCTGAAAAATTTACGAACCCTTCTCTGCTTCTACTTTGTGACTGCAGATGTTCTGGACAATTACTGTTTCATGATGCTTGTCAACTCAAGTACTTGTAACCTTCTTCGTACATTTCTTTCGTTTTCTTTGGTTCAGGATCAGTCTGTCACATTCCTTGTGCAAAGTAGATTAGATGAAGAAAGTATCTACTTTTGTGTCAAAACATTGTTTCTAGTttgaaagagagaaatgaaagTTGTTATTACTATAGTTTTCCCAAAGTGTTTGtaatcaaatttgaatatCGTTGTTGACATTGGTCTTACTTGCCCTTATATGACATTTTGAACAAATCTTAGAAAAGCAAATGTGAATTTGAGCAAAAGCTTGTACCTAAATAGTAGCATTAGAATCATAGTAGGCTACTTAACTATGCCTAATTCTGTAGTTTAATGCTCCCCCAAAAACTCATATGAATTGTTTTTTGATGGTCTTGGAGTCTCCCAGCCCCTGTATGTCTTTGAATTCAATCCcaaagaaaatgtaaaatgCAAACACTTCTACTGTGAGCATCAAAGTACTCTATCTTTAAGTGTTTTAATCACGATAGGTCTAATTAATCAGGATTAGTTGCTTAACGGAGTGTTTATACACGCACAAAAGGCAGTCCAAGGAGGTCCTTAGTTGAAGGCTTAGCATAATGAGAATCGCGTCATTGGGATTTCTTTACGATGCGGTCTGATGATTCGAACCGTATTGGTTAAGTGAATTTAAGTGGGAGAGTAATAgctaaagaaaagaaaagctagCAATTATATGGCCATGAACAAAACAGCTATGCACTACATAAGATCAAGCGGGCGCTGAAAGTTGCTTTTTATTCGGGGTTGAGGTTAATTTATGAACCGAAAATGCAAATTTCAGGCATTAAAGAATCTGATTTATAACTACCGGCTAACTCATCATCAAGAAGCTTATTAACTTGCTAAAAAGTACATGGAATGTTCATCAACAAAAATAGTCTTCATGGCTATAAATCATTACACACATTTAAGAGAACCTAGTCTCATTCCTCCATCAACATCAACACCATCAGCTGCCTTTTGTTCTTCATCATTTATAGCTTTGGTACAGATGACTTAGTACACGTATCCCTTGACGAACAACTCTTTCTTTGCCTCCTCTGACTCTCCCTCTCCGGTGTACTTGCCAAGCTGTGCAAGTGAGTTGGCCTTGGCACGAAGGAGCAGAGCATCCTGAGCTGCCTTCACGTTCTCCTGCCTGCCTCCCCATGTCTTCAGGCAGGTGTTTTGGAGAGCTCTGGCATAGGAGAATGACACATGCCATGGGTTTGTTGATTGGTTCATTGCGTTCAAGTTCAGGGTTGCCTCAAGCTCAGATTGTCCACCGGACAAAAACTGCTCAACAAGACAATTCCGTCAAGATCAGTACATGATATCTTGTCATCATAGAAATAATAAATCAGTGTTAAGTTTTTAGAAAATCTTTATGATACTTGCCATGATCCCGGGGACGGCTGGGGGGATTCTCCTGTGGAGGAGCTTGAGGGTGTAGTCTGCAACCTGTTGAGGGGTGGCTCTTTCCTTGGCCTCAGCACCAGGAGTAACCATGCTTGGCTTGAGGAGGATACCCTCAAACAAGACATTGTTCTCAGCAAGGTAGAAGAAAACCTCGGCCCAAACCTTCAGGGCGACTTCAAAAGTCCTGTCAATGGTGTGTTCACCATCAAGCAAAATCTCTGGCTCTACAATTGGGACCAAACCATTGTCCTAAACAATCAAGAAGCAAAACCCTTATCAGAAACACATCCTAACTAGACAGAAAACACCAACCCGGTTGTCTAATTAGCAATTTGATACTTGTCAATAAATTTTGAAAGCAAAACTTTCCAAGTAGCAAAACTACTATTGACTGATGACCagttaaaaaatacaaatattgtCTGCATAGACATTAGCTCTCTTACTTGGGCAATAGAAGCGTAGCGGGCAAGACCCCATGCTGCTTCCTTCACTGCAAGAGCTGATGGCCCGTTGGGAATGCTCACAACAGTACGCCTAGTTCATTAAAGTTGGAAAATATGTTAAAATTCTGTTTTCATCAGTTCACCTTATTATGATATGACCTAAATTTTTGCCAGATTAACATGGGGATTTTAGATTTGATCCATACCATTTGGCGAAACGAGCTCCCTGTTGGTAGTAGGCAGCTGTGCGAGAGGCAAGACCATCAAGACCTTGGCACCATGACTCATCGTTGGAACCAGCTAGGGGCACCAGACCCTGTTGTTATCATGATAAAAACGTGCAGCTACAATAAGATTTATGCCCTATGTTTTCTTCAAAGTATGCTTGAAGCTCCTTaggtatgtatgtattttcaTTTCAGTGGCTTACCTTGTCGACTTTGATCCCGGGGACGATGCCTTGCTCAACGAGCACATCAACGATCTTCTTACCATCGATGGTGGATTGGTAGAGAGTCTCCTCAAAAAGAATGGCACCAGAGACGTACTGGCCAAGGGCAGGGGCTGATACAAGGAGTGTACGGTAGGCTTGGCGGTTAGCCTCGGTGTTCTCTAACCCAATTGAGGCAAGACGCTTGCCACAGGTTGCATTTGATTCATCCATGGCCAAGATACCACGGCCTGGGGATGCAACAGTTTTCTACACCCAAACCGAACCAATCATCATCAGTATTCAAACCTCAACAAGCTATGCAAGTTTAAGGATACTATTTTCTCTACTAACATTACAACATGTTATCAATAGTTCAAACTGACAGTTTAGTTTTGGCAAACTAACATTTCCCATAAGATTTTTAGATTTTGTTGGGGCTAAGAGACTATACTTAGATAAGAGCAGAGCAAGACAAAAAGGCATATGCATATACTTTCTGGAGAgcataatttataataatgtACAAATCATATGGCAAATAAAATGTTGTGAAACTTACAGCGGTCTTAACAAGCTCATCAGCGTAGGAACTGGCACGAATGGTGAGACCAGATGGGGTGGTGGGGAGGCATCTCACCACTGAAGAGGCTGAGGGCTGACGGAGAGTCTGGCCTTTCACCCACTCAGATTTGTCGAGGACTGGAGAAGACTTGAGGAGAGAAGCAGAAGCCATTGTTAGCTGCGAGAGTAGCAGCCTAGTGAAGAGCAGTTAATATTATCTTATCTCCTCTGGCAAAGCTCTCGCTCTTTGCCACACATGGGCTCACTCTCTGTATTTATAATTGTCTTGTGTATAACAAAGATGTCTAATTTGAGGCTGTTGTGCGAGGACCAATACTGCTTCGCCATGTGGATGATAACTTGCTGACTTGGCCGGCTGCATACGTGGTTCAGACATGAGGGTTTTTGCCCACCTTGTAAAAATAGGCCGAAATATTGTCTTGGAAAACTtatgatatttatttttcttctgtttagTAAAAAGACAAATGCATGACGCTCACATTGTGAAGAGTCCAAAATGGAAAGTAAATACGCGGTTGTTATGATCTCTCTTGCTTGTTTTTTCCATACTTACTGACAAATGGCTATGGTTTATTAGTAAAGTTTTGATGTTGGCCAAAAACCACATGGACGACCGATAGCATTACACGTCAGCTACTCCACATGATGGGGGTCATGATTTTCCTTGCCAGTCTAAAGGCCCTAACCAACTAGCAGATGCATGGTTGGTGGTGCACAATGGCAGTGGCAATGAGTGGTTTTGCTGATTTGCACAAACAGCATCATCtagctcttgcctctccatgACATATTTTGGTAAGATGTTGAAGTAGAGTCAACAAATAAATCAATCATCCTCTAACATGGGAACTAGACTGatggaagaaaagaattatttGGGCATCAGGTAACCCATAAATTATGAAACACTGTGAAGACAAAACCAGAGTTTCCAAAACTGCAATCCTTAAAACTTCCCCGGTCTTAAACCGTCATCCATGTTTCAGTGAAAATTTGAGACAACAAGAAGCCAATACTCAACAGCAGAACAATGATAACGGCAAATTAAACTtctggtatatatatatatatataatatgaataTGTTATCTGGAAATTTGAACCAAAGACAGGTCTGCAATCCCAGCAATTAGAGCATCAACCGAATCTACTTTCAAATTTTTCCACACATCAGAATCGTCGAAAGTTGGTGGGAGCGGTTGAAGTGAACTTTCTTCAAGGGCCTTTTCCAACTGCCTAACAAGATCATCTTCCTCTGCTGGAACATCCAAATCCCAAACCCTGAAAATATCCTCAGTTGAAGGCTCTATCTCAGATACTGTAGAAACAACATTGGCTGCTAACTCAAGGTTTCCAGTCACTCCAAGGTCATCATCACGGTAACCTGGCAAGAATGGATTTCCCGTAAAAGTTGATGACTGCAAATTATTAGCATCCTCATCGGTGGGCATATCATCATCTCCACTCTCTGCGTCTTCATTAATGGGAAGCAGACTCCTTTGGGTTCTTCTTTGGAAGCGTTCTGTATCCGCCCCCTCACCGGAAGGAAGTGCATAATAGCTGAGTGGTTCAGGCTGAGAATTAAGGATTTCTAGCAGGGCACCTTTCAGAGAAGACCAGTCATCATCCAAAATATCAGATTCACTAATCAGACAGGAATCAACCCAAGCACTATCTTCTGGAGAAAGTACCTCTCCTTTCTGAACAGAATCTACAATAAGAGAAGGAATAGTGCTTTCCATCACCTCATCTCCAACATCCATGGCTACAAATTTGTGGGAAACAGTAAGTAGAAATAAGTACAAGTAACACCTAATTGTTGCAAATGCAAAACAATTTATGCTGACATGTGAATGTGAATATATTCCGTCAGTATACAGGTTTATATACATGTTCACATGCAAATTTTCATGTACCTGCTCAATTCTGACATGAAAGTTTAGAGCCaaaaaaaacacccaaacagaaaaagataaaagctCCTCGTAAAAAATGCCGAATGATAACAAAAACCTAGTTTCCAATCATTTTGGACCAAAGTCAGTATGTTGGTTCAACATCATCTGAAACAACCTTTCATGCTATACCCAAGCATGGTTTCATTCATGATATTCAAATATTCATgtaataaacaaaagaaaatacagtATAATCAGACATAAAAGTTCATACTGATGGAAGAAACAAAGCCAACAGATGATATAAACAGCTAATTAACAATGCATAAGATAGAATCGTAGCACTCAGGGTGACTGAACCAAATCTGTTACGTTAGAATTGAAGACATATATGTTTCTTCTGCGAGgaattattttgaatataaGTGCAACTTCCTAGAAGGCAAACAAACCAAGCAAGAAGCGGAGTAATGGATGAGGAATGGACTTTTCTACATACAAGCTAATTTTCCCGAGAATTCAACCTTGCAGTAAAAACACCTCACACTAacaatttgtttgtgttttgcaAGAATGTCCAACTTTATCAGTGAAACACATTGATAACCCAAAAGATAAATGTAATCTACTCAATAATCAAACCTCAATAATTACcttcaagaacaaaacctTCATTTTGCCTCATAAGTATAAAGCTCTATGTTGAAACAAAGGGAGACAAAGGTTTTCAAGCATTTCGATAAAACTACTCATTCTTGTCAAAacgccaaaacaaaaatgatccAAGCAAACCATTCACATATAATCATacgcaaaaacatatatatgaatatattaCTACAAAGTCCCCATCTAGTCAGGTATCCCTCAAacaacttatttgagggacaacTTGTGGGTCCACTCCGTCTAGTATTTCAATGATCCGATCCGTCTAAACTTTAAGTCTTCATTAAGAGatcatctttaaaaaaaatagacaaattataaaccattaaaacatCTAATTGTGATGAAGTAAATACACGAACAAGGAGCTTTCAACAAACACTAAAATGACTATCATTTGATCAACTGGTTAAATGATTTTTGATTTAGGTGATCATGTAAATGAAGATTTAACAAATATATGGTTTGCATCGTTGAACTACAATGCAGAGCGGGCCTAAAAGAGTGTCCCTCGAATAAGGTCTGAGGGATACTCAATTGAAACTCCCTCTATCACTATATACCCTTTTCTGCTTTGTATATATTTAGCTTCTGTGTTCTGCTCTGCACTAAGTTAACACAGATttcaaattaaacaattttgggttttcattGCCAGATGTATATgtaaacagaaaataaaaaatcataatgtaaacacaaacaaaaacagaactCGCTCATGTTAAGATCATACAAACTGTCAAGGAACAAACTTTAACGCAAGTCTAAGCCCTAAGGGAGGGAATTCCAGGAATTCGAAATTAATTATCAAAGAAGACAACGAAAATTGTAGGAGCGTACCTTGTGCCATTGAAAACCCTAACTTGAGAAGCTGTGATGAACAGGAGGAAGACAAAGATGAAACCTTTGGAAGGCAGACGCTGAAGAAACGAATAAGTCCGGCGTTTAGTGCTTATCAAGGTTTTTATTTCATATGAAAAGCGAACAAGgtaaatacaaaattatgtgattgtattttgtattttcgGACAACTAAATAAAAATGCAGTTATTGTATttaaactataaaaaaaatactgaaaggaaccaaagaaaaacaaagttgaGTTAACTTGATAAGTGTCAAGACCCTGTTTGTTTTGAGGAGAAactcatcttcaatttcaaggAGTCAAGAACATATTACATATGCTTAACACCTGGGCTTCATTTTGTGCCGCCTTTCAATTCCGGAAAAATTTGGAGTTTGTGTTAAAATAGTTATTTTCACAGCTTTTATTTCGGGATAACTCCTTCCTCCTCATATAGTGTCTTTTTATTGTCCTTATGGTTCCCTCTTTGTTATCCTTATAACATATTTTTGTTGGGGCAAATTTCCCAAAGAGTAAAGAACTAGTTCTGCCCTTGTGTTGGGGCAAATTTTGACTCTTCCCAATCTAACTAAAATAACGCTAAGGAAGATCCCAAGTTCCATTTTCCTCTCCCCTATATCGTTTGTatgccccaaaaaaaaaacaaaaacaaaaacaaagaaacaacgCAGCCTGAAAGtcatccaaatccaaaactaCTTTTCTTGCTGGGTCAGGCCCAAATTGCAAGCCCACGTTACTTACAAAccctctccttttgttttttggttacaaAAACCCTCTCCTTCATTGAACAACAAACacacacaacaacaacaaccaaaaaaaaaaaaaaaacgaaacccttctctttctttccctgCTGAGGTTTTAGGTCCATATTCCATAACCAAACAGAGATGGGGgagaacaaaagcaaagatgGTGGCAAAACGAGAAGCGAAAGCGAGCACTGTGCCTCCACTATCTTCGCCTCTAACTTGCCCTACTCTTTCATCAACTCTCAGGtactttctctttctcacACCCCATTTTGCTCCTGTCTTTCGTTTCTTTACTGAAATAGAATAGTTGAATAGTTGCATTACAATCTGTTTATATGATTGCTGTTCTATTTGTTCTTTAAGTTGAAATTTTCTGTGCTGCTTTAGCTTTAGTAATGAaggctttgtttttcttttaaaccTCAGCTGGAGGAGACATTCAACGACGTCGGACCAATTAGGCGGTTCAAAATACAAAGGTAGCTTTAGGATCATAAAAGGCTTCAAACTACTTAGAGATGTTATG
Proteins encoded:
- the LOC117636924 gene encoding fructose-bisphosphate aldolase 1, chloroplastic; amino-acid sequence: MASASLLKSSPVLDKSEWVKGQTLRQPSASSVVRCLPTTPSGLTIRASSYADELVKTAKTVASPGRGILAMDESNATCGKRLASIGLENTEANRQAYRTLLVSAPALGQYVSGAILFEETLYQSTIDGKKIVDVLVEQGIVPGIKVDKGLVPLAGSNDESWCQGLDGLASRTAAYYQQGARFAKWRTVVSIPNGPSALAVKEAAWGLARYASIAQDNGLVPIVEPEILLDGEHTIDRTFEVALKVWAEVFFYLAENNVLFEGILLKPSMVTPGAEAKERATPQQVADYTLKLLHRRIPPAVPGIMFLSGGQSELEATLNLNAMNQSTNPWHVSFSYARALQNTCLKTWGGRQENVKAAQDALLLRAKANSLAQLGKYTGEGESEEAKKELFVKGYVY
- the LOC117636925 gene encoding uncharacterized protein LOC117636925 → MAQAMDVGDEVMESTIPSLIVDSVQKGEVLSPEDSAWVDSCLISESDILDDDWSSLKGALLEILNSQPEPLSYYALPSGEGADTERFQRRTQRSLLPINEDAESGDDDMPTDEDANNLQSSTFTGNPFLPGYRDDDLGVTGNLELAANVVSTVSEIEPSTEDIFRVWDLDVPAEEDDLVRQLEKALEESSLQPLPPTFDDSDVWKNLKVDSVDALIAGIADLSLVQISR